Within Deltaproteobacteria bacterium, the genomic segment GGTCGTAACCAAACGGATCGGCCCGTTGACGTCGTCGGCGGGTAGACGCAGCGGCGGTGGCAACCATCGCGGGAGATGTTGGCTGAGAGTAGTCCCGCGAGCAAGTGTGGCGGAGAATTGAAACCGCCGATTCACGCCGATCGACGCCGATGCGGAATTAGACGTAACTCAGCGCTTGATCCGCAAACGCCCTTCGATGAGGTTTGCGGATTAACCCTCTTTTTTGCAGGAATCTCGGATCGGCGTGTATCGGCGTCCATCGGCGGTTCCATGTATTTTCGGATTGGAGCTAGCTGCTCAGTTCCAAGTCACCATCGCCCATGGTTACAAACCAGTTTGCGGGATCGACGAACAACCCCGAGGCGTGATCCGGCGATCCCCCCTCCGGGCGATACGTCCGCAAGTACCCTCCGGCGCTCTGGACGACCGGTACGAAGCCGAGGCGGTGCAGGGCACGTCGAAAAGGTGGCACCACCACACGACAGGTCAGCCACTTCGCGCCGCCCTGTTCCAGACTCGTGAGGGCATGCCTCACAAGCAGTGAGAAAATCTCCGTCGAACGCTCGGCAACCAAGAAGTCAACCAAATAGCCACGTCGAACGCCCTCCTGCTCCACCTCGCGAAGCACGAGGTAGCCGACCACTGCGGTGCCGCGCGTCGCCACCAAGATGCGGTAGTGCGCGTCCGGACGCTGCGCGAATCGCCACTGCAGGTAGCGCTGATCACGTACGAGAATGACTCGATAGTCCCGCCTCACGCGTTGCCAGAAGTCATCGAAGCGATCGTCGAATCCGTTGATCTCGGCGACATTGACTCCGGGCACGGTCGCTCGTCGAGTCAGCAGGCCAGCCAACGGCCCTTGAGTGAGCATCGCGGCAACGTGCCCAAGCAGCCGGCTGCCGGTTGTGTGCTGGACGACGTCGCCGACTTTCAACGGTCTGGCTACCGGCTCGACGCGGAGAATGCCGCTGGAGTCACCAATCATGCCCGGCGAAAGTTTGCGGGAAATTTCGTTCTGCCATGCAAAGCGGACCGGCCAATCTGGCCGCTGTCGATCGAGCATGCGCCGCGCCATCCGCTGTCCGCGGTGATCGGGTCGCACGGCCCAATCGCAGAGGTGGCCGACCACATGCTCGGCGCCGTCGATGCAGACGCGTACGGTCAACGCTCCCAGCATCCCGACGATCTCTCCCGCGTCGCGCCACAACAACACGTACGGCTCCGAGTCGCGGTTGAACGGATTGGCGTCGTACTTCCAATCCCATTGACGCATCAGTCGCGCGCTGTCGGCAGCGGACGCCGCGGCAGCCAAGAATACAAAGACCTGCGGCCGATCGGCGCGAGTGTAGCGTACGATTTCAGATGGTTCGCTCACAGACTGCTCAAGCTCTTGGCTGATCTGCGACGGGTTGCGCCCGCTGGCTGATGACGCTGGCGTACAGATTGGCTAGCCCACTCATCACTCGATCGGGACTGTGCGGGGCGAGCGGATACGCCGGCGAGTCGGTGCGGTTCCACGCCGCGTCCAATGCTCGAGCGATCGCCGCCGCGTTCACCACGGGCAACACCGAGTCCGCTAGATAGCGTTCGTACTCCGGGATGTCGGGCGGGCAGATGACTTTGATGCCAAGCGCGATGGCTTCGAGGATGACGTACGAGATCGCCTCGCTGTGCGATGGCATGACGACGACCGCGGCGCCGCGTATCAGTTGCAACGCCTCGGCACGTGGCACCGGTCCGACGTACATCGCCCCCGGTGTGCGCTGCACCTGGCGGAGGAAGCGCACGCCTTCCCAATTGGCGCCGGCGAAGACCAGTTGCGCCGGCGGCTCGGCGTGCCACTGCTGGTAGCCTTGCAGGAGATCGTACACACCTTTGCGCGCCGTGATGTCGCCGACGAAGAGAACGTACGGCGCCGACTTCAGTCCGTAGCCCCGGTGCGTGTCGGCTACACTCTCGCCGGATTGCGCCAGCCGAACATCGAGCGGCAGCGGTAGCGACACGCACCGATGCGTCGGATAACCGCTGCGCAAGACGAACTGGTGCACGCTGTCAGCGCAACACAGGAGTCGATCGGCGACGGCCATCAGGCCACGCGGCTCGGTCAACTTGTCGTGGAGATTGGCGATGACGGGAATGTTGCTGCGCCGGAGCGCCGCGAACAGCGCGCGCCCGTGATAACGCGTGTGGAGATGAATCACGTCGATGCTGAGTTGCCGGGCTAACGCGACGAAATGTGCGTTGAACCACCATTGCGTGAGCGCGTAGCTTTGCGCCCGCACCGCCCAACTCCGATGCGCGACACTCACGCGTGTC encodes:
- a CDS encoding glycosyltransferase family 4 protein, translating into MHPDMHPLIVTPLYPPAIGGAATYFSMVAPGLAARPEIDQVTVLTECLPGEPAEWSDGKLRVLRRLPTRVSVAHRSWAVRAQSYALTQWWFNAHFVALARQLSIDVIHLHTRYHGRALFAALRRSNIPVIANLHDKLTEPRGLMAVADRLLCCADSVHQFVLRSGYPTHRCVSLPLPLDVRLAQSGESVADTHRGYGLKSAPYVLFVGDITARKGVYDLLQGYQQWHAEPPAQLVFAGANWEGVRFLRQVQRTPGAMYVGPVPRAEALQLIRGAAVVVMPSHSEAISYVILEAIALGIKVICPPDIPEYERYLADSVLPVVNAAAIARALDAAWNRTDSPAYPLAPHSPDRVMSGLANLYASVISQRAQPVADQPRA
- a CDS encoding GNAT family N-acetyltransferase, translating into MSEPSEIVRYTRADRPQVFVFLAAAASAADSARLMRQWDWKYDANPFNRDSEPYVLLWRDAGEIVGMLGALTVRVCIDGAEHVVGHLCDWAVRPDHRGQRMARRMLDRQRPDWPVRFAWQNEISRKLSPGMIGDSSGILRVEPVARPLKVGDVVQHTTGSRLLGHVAAMLTQGPLAGLLTRRATVPGVNVAEINGFDDRFDDFWQRVRRDYRVILVRDQRYLQWRFAQRPDAHYRILVATRGTAVVGYLVLREVEQEGVRRGYLVDFLVAERSTEIFSLLVRHALTSLEQGGAKWLTCRVVVPPFRRALHRLGFVPVVQSAGGYLRTYRPEGGSPDHASGLFVDPANWFVTMGDGDLELSS